A single Carnobacterium alterfunditum DSM 5972 DNA region contains:
- a CDS encoding ABC transporter ATP-binding protein produces the protein MRALSDRPLAGKKPDNFKESIGKLANYCKIYIWYIVVAIIFAVFGTIFNLVGPNRLSEITDIITSGITGEIDLEKIKNIGLFLAVLYVIGFVLSYFQGFIMATVTQKVTKQLRTDISTKINRLPLRYFDSNNHGDILSRVTNDIDTIGQTLNQSLGQLVTAISLFSGSLIMMFYTNVLMAISAVLSTAIGFILMILIIKQSQKFFRQQQKSLGELNGHVEEIYTGHNIVKAFNGEESAINEFNEINNTLFDSAWKSQYVSGLMMPLMGFIGNFGYVVVCVVGAYLAFNDYITFGVIVAFMLYIRFFTQPLSQIAQAFTSLQSAAAASERVFDLLEEEELEAESEKATSLGKVKGDVTFKHVTFGYDPGKKIIKDFSLEAKAGQKIAIVGPTGAGKTTLVNLLMRFYEVNSGEIYIDGMKISSVTRGALHEQFCMVLQETWLFEGTVRENIVYSKQGVSDETVINACKAVGVHHFIQTLPHGYDTVLDDTTSLSAGQKQLMTIARALVADAPLLILDEATSSVDTRTELVIQNAMDHLMSGRTSFVIAHRLSTIKNADLIIVMKDGDVVESGNHDVLLEKNGFYADLYNSQFDQEEE, from the coding sequence ATGAGAGCTTTATCCGATAGACCATTGGCAGGGAAAAAACCAGATAATTTCAAAGAATCTATTGGTAAATTAGCCAATTACTGCAAGATATATATTTGGTACATTGTAGTAGCAATTATTTTTGCGGTTTTCGGCACAATATTCAACTTAGTTGGTCCTAACCGCCTTAGTGAAATTACTGATATCATCACCTCAGGAATCACTGGAGAAATTGATTTAGAGAAGATAAAAAATATAGGTTTATTTCTAGCTGTGCTTTATGTTATTGGCTTTGTTTTATCTTATTTCCAAGGATTTATCATGGCAACAGTAACCCAAAAAGTGACTAAACAATTGCGTACAGATATTTCGACCAAAATAAATCGTTTGCCACTCCGGTACTTTGATAGCAATAATCATGGAGATATTTTAAGTCGCGTGACAAATGATATTGATACGATTGGTCAAACGTTAAATCAAAGTTTAGGTCAATTAGTTACGGCAATCAGTTTATTCAGTGGTTCATTGATCATGATGTTTTATACAAATGTACTAATGGCGATTTCCGCTGTTCTATCAACGGCTATAGGATTTATTTTAATGATCCTCATCATCAAACAATCACAAAAGTTTTTCAGACAACAACAAAAGAGTTTGGGTGAATTAAACGGCCATGTTGAAGAAATTTACACTGGGCATAATATCGTAAAAGCATTTAATGGTGAAGAATCAGCTATTAATGAATTTAATGAAATCAATAATACATTATTTGACAGTGCTTGGAAATCTCAATATGTTTCAGGGTTAATGATGCCCTTAATGGGCTTTATTGGGAATTTCGGATATGTAGTTGTCTGTGTAGTCGGGGCCTATCTGGCATTTAATGACTATATTACCTTTGGTGTAATTGTAGCATTCATGTTGTATATCCGTTTCTTTACACAACCGCTATCACAAATTGCACAAGCTTTTACAAGCTTACAGTCGGCTGCAGCGGCTAGTGAACGTGTTTTCGATTTATTAGAAGAAGAAGAATTAGAAGCAGAATCTGAAAAAGCAACTTCATTAGGTAAAGTTAAAGGAGATGTAACATTTAAACATGTTACATTTGGTTATGATCCGGGGAAAAAAATCATCAAAGACTTCTCATTGGAGGCTAAGGCGGGTCAAAAAATTGCTATTGTTGGTCCTACAGGTGCAGGGAAAACAACCTTAGTAAATTTATTAATGCGTTTCTATGAAGTAAACAGTGGAGAAATATATATTGATGGAATGAAAATTTCGAGTGTAACACGTGGTGCTTTGCATGAACAATTCTGTATGGTATTGCAAGAGACTTGGTTATTTGAAGGAACAGTTAGAGAAAATATTGTCTACAGTAAGCAAGGTGTAAGTGATGAAACAGTGATCAATGCTTGTAAAGCTGTCGGAGTGCATCACTTTATTCAAACCTTACCGCACGGTTATGATACTGTTCTTGATGATACAACAAGTTTGTCTGCTGGACAAAAACAATTAATGACGATTGCTCGTGCACTAGTAGCAGATGCACCATTGTTGATTTTAGATGAGGCAACAAGTTCAGTTGATACACGTACTGAACTTGTTATTCAAAATGCTATGGATCATTTAATGAGTGGAAGAACGTCTTTCGTTATTGCACATCGTTTATCGACAATTAAAAATGCAGATTTGATTATTGTTATGAAAGACGGAGATGTAGTAGAAAGTGGAAACCATGATGTTCTACTGGAAAAAAATGGTTTTTATGCTGATCTTTATAACAGTCAATTCGATCAAGAAGAAGAGTGA
- a CDS encoding GlsB/YeaQ/YmgE family stress response membrane protein — translation MGFIWSLIVGGILGAVAGMIVGKDVPGGIIGNIIVGFIGSWIGSSLLSDFGPVIGGFAIIPALIGAIVLIFIFSLIIGRRKG, via the coding sequence ATGGGATTTATTTGGTCATTAATTGTAGGTGGAATTTTAGGAGCTGTCGCAGGTATGATAGTTGGTAAAGATGTACCAGGCGGTATCATCGGAAATATTATTGTCGGTTTTATTGGATCATGGATCGGTAGTTCGTTATTAAGCGACTTCGGACCTGTTATTGGTGGTTTTGCGATTATTCCAGCATTAATCGGAGCTATCGTTTTAATTTTTATCTTCTCACTTATTATTGGAAGACGTAAAGGTTAA
- a CDS encoding toxic anion resistance protein gives MDKENETLNQPSEIKEVDSELENLLANPFGDVLANTPVLQKQEQIEKEMIQTEQVPRLIDSLSKERQEQAKSLAEQIDVTNAQSVMMYGSAAQQKLGEFSHSMLNHVQNQDTGEIGDTLNDLMYRLQEANPEDLRAEDSNVFKKLFGRVKKSIYEMTAKYQKIGAQIDKISVKLDKEKAGLLNDNLMLEQLYNKNKDYFDALNIYIAAGELKIDELLNSLIPKAVKKAETSTNQMDVQIVNDLNQFLDRLEKRTHDLKLARQMTIQQAPQIRLIQNTNQALAEKIQSSINMAIPLWKNQIAIALTLLRQKDAVTAQRQVSETTNDLMKKNSEMLKISSIETAKENERGIIDIETLQQTQNDLIETLQETLQIQQDGRIKRKEAEKELSIMETSLRDKLLELTTDKQ, from the coding sequence ATGGACAAGGAAAACGAAACACTAAATCAACCTTCTGAAATTAAAGAAGTCGACTCTGAATTAGAAAATTTATTAGCTAATCCATTTGGGGATGTATTGGCGAATACTCCTGTGTTACAAAAACAAGAACAAATAGAAAAAGAAATGATTCAAACAGAACAGGTGCCCCGCTTAATTGATAGTTTATCAAAAGAACGTCAAGAGCAAGCTAAATCTTTAGCTGAACAAATAGATGTAACAAATGCCCAGTCAGTCATGATGTATGGTTCAGCTGCTCAACAAAAACTTGGTGAATTTTCTCATTCCATGTTGAATCATGTTCAAAACCAAGATACCGGAGAAATTGGCGATACCTTAAATGATCTAATGTACCGATTACAAGAGGCTAATCCAGAAGATTTACGGGCTGAAGACAGCAATGTTTTCAAAAAATTATTTGGTCGTGTAAAAAAATCAATTTATGAAATGACGGCAAAATATCAAAAAATCGGTGCTCAAATAGATAAAATATCTGTAAAATTAGATAAAGAAAAAGCTGGTTTATTAAACGATAATCTAATGTTAGAACAGCTCTACAATAAGAATAAAGATTATTTTGATGCATTAAATATTTATATTGCTGCTGGTGAACTAAAAATTGACGAGTTGCTTAATAGCCTTATTCCAAAAGCTGTTAAAAAAGCCGAAACCAGTACAAACCAAATGGATGTACAAATCGTAAATGATTTAAATCAATTTTTAGATCGTTTAGAAAAACGGACGCATGATTTAAAACTTGCACGTCAAATGACCATTCAGCAAGCCCCACAGATTCGTTTGATTCAAAATACTAATCAAGCCTTAGCAGAAAAAATTCAGTCTTCTATAAATATGGCTATTCCTTTATGGAAAAATCAAATTGCGATTGCTCTTACTCTGCTTCGTCAAAAAGATGCGGTTACTGCTCAAAGACAAGTATCTGAAACAACGAATGATTTAATGAAGAAAAACTCTGAAATGTTGAAAATTTCTTCTATTGAAACGGCAAAAGAAAATGAACGTGGCATCATTGACATTGAAACCTTACAACAAACACAAAATGATTTAATTGAAACGCTGCAAGAAACCTTACAGATCCAACAAGATGGACGAATCAAACGGAAGGAAGCCGAAAAAGAATTATCGATCATGGAAACTTCTTTACGCGATAAATTATTAGAACTTACAACAGACAAACAGTGA
- a CDS encoding 5-bromo-4-chloroindolyl phosphate hydrolysis family protein: MKKNMKNIGDILYYTLIGMTTILIFVVVYFIFNFEFFWSLVISLGTGAFFIYKQSLNEDSDSSKKLNRISAEKEAFYKSKGMTKEEIQFFRETMHTAKLKLLRLEKNLNSISKLEAIEKRNNTIQLSKSLFKGITEEPNRLHEVNKFLYVHLPSLTDLTEKYLEISRHEVKNKSTFDILDESASTIDEMCQLIVEDYVLFKSDDFEDMAIEVELAKKAIERDNGNTQSIESEEL; encoded by the coding sequence ATGAAAAAAAACATGAAAAATATAGGAGATATCCTTTATTACACTTTAATAGGTATGACCACTATTTTAATTTTCGTTGTCGTTTACTTTATCTTTAATTTTGAGTTTTTCTGGTCACTAGTCATCAGCCTTGGAACAGGAGCGTTCTTTATTTATAAACAATCGCTAAATGAAGATTCTGATTCTTCTAAAAAATTAAATCGAATATCTGCTGAAAAAGAAGCCTTTTATAAATCTAAAGGGATGACAAAAGAAGAAATACAATTTTTCAGAGAAACTATGCATACTGCTAAATTAAAATTATTACGTTTAGAAAAGAATTTAAACAGTATTTCTAAACTTGAAGCAATTGAAAAACGAAATAATACCATTCAATTGTCCAAGTCTCTATTTAAAGGTATCACAGAAGAACCTAATCGTTTGCATGAAGTAAATAAATTTTTATATGTACACCTTCCCTCTTTAACCGATCTAACAGAGAAGTACTTGGAGATCAGCAGGCATGAAGTTAAAAATAAATCTACCTTTGATATACTTGACGAAAGTGCCTCTACAATCGATGAAATGTGTCAGTTGATTGTTGAAGATTATGTTCTTTTTAAATCTGATGATTTTGAAGATATGGCCATTGAGGTAGAACTTGCAAAGAAAGCTATTGAACGCGATAATGGAAATACACAATCAATTGAATCAGAAGAATTATAA
- a CDS encoding NUDIX domain-containing protein, with translation MDFEEKTLSSKNIYKGNLIDFVVDDVQLPNGETSTRELVKHPGAVAIMAITADEKMIFVKQYRKAVEQVLLEIPAGKIDLTDKSPLETGKRELEEETGFHAESFELETSFYTSPGFANELIYIYVARGLTRVETPLAQDEDEFIELVCLTFDEAWEAYEKHLIYDAKTVYALIAWKLKLATKN, from the coding sequence ATGGATTTTGAAGAAAAAACACTTTCTAGTAAGAATATTTATAAAGGGAATTTAATTGATTTTGTAGTAGATGACGTTCAATTACCTAATGGAGAAACTTCCACCAGAGAGCTGGTCAAACATCCCGGTGCAGTAGCCATTATGGCCATCACAGCCGATGAGAAAATGATTTTTGTTAAACAATACCGAAAAGCAGTTGAACAAGTACTATTAGAAATACCTGCTGGGAAAATTGATTTGACAGATAAGAGTCCTTTAGAAACTGGGAAAAGAGAGCTTGAAGAAGAAACGGGATTTCATGCGGAATCATTTGAATTAGAAACTTCTTTTTATACTTCCCCGGGCTTTGCCAATGAATTGATTTATATTTATGTGGCTCGTGGACTAACGAGAGTAGAAACTCCTCTTGCTCAAGATGAAGATGAGTTTATCGAACTGGTCTGTTTAACTTTTGATGAAGCATGGGAAGCCTATGAAAAACACTTGATTTATGATGCGAAAACAGTATATGCTCTTATTGCTTGGAAATTAAAGTTAGCCACAAAGAATTAG
- the macP gene encoding cell wall synthase accessory phosphoprotein MacP, whose product MNLKTRAEIRKDNQLEEKKQKERDKEREQVEREYQKKLEKEGIVTKSRKSENDKIRNRGRKLDKIILVVTVLLIIVLAIVFIF is encoded by the coding sequence ATGAATTTAAAAACTAGAGCAGAGATTAGAAAAGATAACCAATTAGAAGAGAAAAAACAAAAGGAAAGAGATAAAGAACGAGAACAAGTAGAGCGCGAATACCAAAAAAAATTAGAAAAAGAAGGTATTGTTACGAAAAGCCGTAAAAGTGAAAATGATAAAATTCGTAACAGAGGGCGTAAGTTGGATAAAATCATTCTAGTTGTAACGGTGTTACTGATTATTGTTTTAGCAATTGTATTTATTTTTTAG
- a CDS encoding 5'-methylthioadenosine/adenosylhomocysteine nucleosidase, which yields MKIGIIGAMQEEITVLKNSMRDKNESVEANASFTSGKIEQIEVILVQSGIGKVNSAISATLLIAKHEVDAIINTGSAGGIGEGLAVGDVVISTELAYHDVDATVFDYVIGQVPQMPARYQADSVLLEQTKEAARKVGLKTVEGLIVTSDSFVADKKIVQRIKHNFPDALASEMEGAAIAQVCYQFNKPFVIVRAMSDVADEEAGVSFDEFIIEAGKKSGEMVKELVKNLV from the coding sequence ATGAAAATTGGAATTATTGGTGCTATGCAAGAGGAAATAACGGTACTAAAGAATAGTATGAGAGATAAAAATGAGTCGGTGGAGGCAAATGCCTCGTTTACGTCGGGTAAAATTGAGCAGATCGAAGTAATTTTAGTCCAGTCCGGTATAGGCAAAGTGAACTCAGCAATTTCAGCAACCTTATTAATAGCTAAACATGAAGTAGATGCTATTATCAATACTGGATCTGCTGGAGGAATTGGCGAAGGGCTAGCTGTAGGAGATGTCGTTATTTCAACTGAACTAGCCTACCATGACGTTGATGCAACCGTTTTTGATTATGTCATTGGGCAAGTTCCACAGATGCCAGCTCGCTATCAAGCAGACAGTGTTCTCTTAGAGCAAACCAAGGAAGCAGCGAGAAAAGTAGGATTGAAAACAGTTGAGGGATTGATTGTTACGAGTGATTCTTTTGTTGCTGATAAAAAAATTGTGCAACGAATCAAACACAATTTTCCAGATGCGTTAGCCTCTGAGATGGAAGGGGCAGCGATTGCTCAAGTTTGTTACCAGTTCAATAAGCCCTTTGTTATCGTAAGAGCTATGTCTGATGTAGCAGACGAAGAAGCAGGAGTGAGTTTTGACGAATTCATCATTGAAGCAGGTAAGAAATCTGGCGAAATGGTAAAGGAGTTAGTTAAAAATTTAGTTTGA
- a CDS encoding GNAT family N-acetyltransferase — protein MKVIETRDAQLMAKLGNIMQDHHKKLYPEFFKPYNEKEIMHHFQETFKNPKQQIFLWVDDQKDPEQIAAYLWLEEEAVPETVYRYGYTRLYLHHVLIMPAYQGRGLSKVILKFADNFAKEQDITQMELHYWSQNEIAKNLYPQLGYEVYTEIAYKQLENHSQIF, from the coding sequence ATGAAAGTAATTGAAACAAGAGATGCACAATTAATGGCTAAATTAGGAAATATCATGCAAGACCACCACAAAAAACTGTATCCTGAGTTTTTCAAACCTTATAACGAGAAAGAGATCATGCATCATTTTCAAGAAACATTTAAAAATCCAAAACAACAAATCTTTCTTTGGGTCGATGATCAAAAAGACCCTGAGCAAATTGCAGCTTATCTATGGTTGGAAGAAGAAGCTGTACCTGAAACGGTATATCGTTATGGATACACTCGACTGTACTTACACCATGTCTTGATCATGCCTGCATATCAAGGCAGAGGTTTGAGCAAAGTGATTTTGAAGTTTGCTGATAATTTTGCAAAAGAACAGGACATTACACAGATGGAACTTCACTACTGGTCTCAAAATGAAATCGCAAAAAATCTTTACCCTCAATTAGGCTATGAGGTTTATACTGAAATAGCTTATAAACAATTAGAAAATCATTCCCAAATTTTTTGA
- a CDS encoding GNAT family N-acetyltransferase has translation MNILETERLLLIPYQLSYIEATLIGDDRLSEVSGYHVAEEWPGVEFFFYLPYVLESVKDDRIKEKWTHLIVLKSENKIIGEVSAQGTPELTREAELGYGVVEAYAGKGYATEGAQAFLNWLDSEKIKVVRAKTYLYHKKSQHILKKLGFVKTGESNFTGGERVANFEWKSNQILYHENRTQSEKAK, from the coding sequence GTGAATATATTAGAGACAGAACGCCTACTACTTATACCTTATCAATTGTCATATATTGAAGCCACACTTATTGGCGATGACAGATTAAGCGAAGTATCTGGATACCATGTTGCAGAAGAATGGCCTGGTGTAGAGTTTTTCTTTTATTTACCTTATGTATTGGAATCAGTAAAGGACGACAGAATCAAAGAAAAATGGACCCATCTAATCGTACTAAAATCTGAAAATAAAATTATAGGAGAGGTGAGCGCACAAGGCACCCCAGAACTAACGAGGGAAGCAGAATTAGGTTACGGGGTAGTAGAGGCCTACGCAGGAAAAGGGTACGCGACGGAAGGAGCGCAAGCTTTTTTAAATTGGCTGGATTCTGAAAAAATCAAGGTAGTGAGAGCCAAAACTTATTTGTATCATAAAAAATCACAACATATTTTAAAAAAGTTAGGATTTGTAAAAACAGGTGAAAGTAATTTTACGGGTGGCGAACGGGTGGCAAATTTTGAATGGAAGTCAAATCAAATTCTGTATCACGAAAATAGAACCCAAAGCGAAAAAGCTAAATGA
- a CDS encoding YueI family protein has translation MADRDTQDYLSKGIYGNKKTNPDERNKYFGSLRERVYLSMTIEQLTSNDYLESLKKEIQLHPNQQLLLNGQVDMNLLSPYIKLSQENDCSFRIVSDEGAQRSPLGLIYVSTDAVNEKTVDVAVKYPQNAPQKEVEEKASLFKKLFF, from the coding sequence ATGGCTGACAGAGACACTCAAGACTATTTATCAAAAGGTATCTATGGAAATAAAAAGACGAATCCAGATGAAAGAAACAAGTATTTTGGTAGTCTTAGGGAACGCGTTTACTTATCTATGACTATTGAACAGCTTACCTCTAATGACTATCTTGAATCGCTGAAGAAAGAAATTCAACTTCACCCAAATCAACAATTACTATTAAACGGACAAGTTGATATGAATCTATTAAGTCCCTATATTAAATTAAGTCAAGAAAACGATTGTTCTTTTCGAATCGTATCCGATGAAGGAGCTCAGCGTAGTCCACTTGGTTTGATTTATGTTTCGACTGATGCTGTTAATGAAAAAACAGTTGATGTAGCGGTCAAGTATCCTCAGAATGCTCCTCAAAAAGAGGTAGAAGAAAAAGCTTCATTATTCAAAAAATTATTTTTTTGA
- a CDS encoding YktB family protein — protein MENCTFTEADFAVFAIEGLEPRMSAIRKQIQPKFHRLGQEFAKVLAVELDIKSLPVHIAQHIRRTKNPPKDTWLAIGGDNRGYKKYPHFQLGLYETHVFIWLAFIDNPLHEEKMALQIIEDPALLFKVPDDYVVSWDHTKEQVVPIHEANLLNGLIRWQTIKKGEFLIGRQISAEDPLLISPEETQRFILDTFKQLLPLYRQAYSVYEIKEIHI, from the coding sequence ATGGAAAATTGTACGTTTACTGAGGCTGATTTTGCTGTGTTTGCAATTGAAGGATTAGAACCGAGAATGTCAGCTATTCGAAAACAAATCCAACCGAAGTTTCATAGGTTAGGGCAAGAATTTGCAAAAGTATTAGCTGTTGAACTAGATATAAAAAGTCTACCTGTCCATATTGCACAGCACATAAGAAGAACGAAAAATCCTCCAAAAGATACCTGGCTGGCAATTGGAGGAGACAACAGAGGTTATAAAAAATACCCTCATTTTCAATTAGGGTTGTATGAAACGCATGTCTTTATCTGGTTGGCTTTTATTGATAATCCTTTACATGAAGAAAAAATGGCTTTACAAATAATTGAAGATCCAGCTCTATTATTCAAAGTTCCTGATGATTATGTTGTTTCATGGGACCATACAAAAGAGCAAGTAGTACCAATTCATGAAGCCAATTTATTGAACGGGTTAATTCGATGGCAGACAATTAAAAAAGGAGAATTTTTAATTGGCAGACAAATTTCGGCTGAAGATCCACTCCTAATAAGTCCGGAAGAGACTCAACGATTTATACTCGATACATTTAAACAGTTATTGCCGCTGTATAGACAAGCTTACAGTGTATATGAAATAAAAGAAATCCATATTTAA
- a CDS encoding S-ribosylhomocysteine lyase, translated as MTSKMNVESFNLDHTKVKAPYVRLADKKIGSNGDKILKYDIRFSQPNKEHMDMMSLHSLEHLTAELIRNHADYIIDFGPMGCQTGFYLTVINHENYNEILDVLQKTMEDILVATEVPASNETQCGWAANHTLEGAQKLAKDFLAKRNEWHIVFA; from the coding sequence ATGACAAGTAAAATGAATGTAGAAAGTTTCAACTTAGATCATACAAAAGTCAAAGCACCTTACGTTAGACTAGCGGATAAAAAAATCGGATCGAATGGCGATAAAATTTTAAAATATGATATCCGTTTTTCACAACCAAATAAAGAGCATATGGATATGATGAGTCTCCACTCTTTAGAGCATTTAACGGCTGAACTGATTCGTAACCATGCAGATTATATCATTGACTTTGGTCCTATGGGATGTCAAACAGGTTTCTATCTAACGGTCATTAATCATGAGAATTACAATGAGATTTTAGACGTGTTACAAAAAACAATGGAGGATATCTTAGTGGCTACTGAGGTTCCAGCGAGCAACGAAACGCAATGCGGTTGGGCAGCTAATCACACTCTAGAGGGTGCACAAAAATTAGCCAAAGATTTCTTAGCAAAACGCAATGAATGGCATATTGTATTTGCTTAA
- the rpsD gene encoding 30S ribosomal protein S4 gives MSRYTGPSWKVSRRLGISLSGTGKEIERRPYAPGPHGPNSRKKLTEYGIQLQEKQKLRHMFGLNERQFSNLFLKAGKFKEGKHGENFMILLEQRLDNVVYRLGLATTRRQSRQLVNHGHILVDGKRVDIPSYSVSVGQVITVREKSKNMEIIKSAAESLFGRPEYVTFDVEKLEGSYNRLPLRDELSAEIDETIIVEYYSR, from the coding sequence ATGTCACGTTATACAGGTCCAAGTTGGAAAGTTTCTCGTCGTCTAGGCATTTCACTTTCTGGCACAGGTAAAGAAATCGAACGCCGTCCTTACGCTCCAGGTCCTCATGGTCCAAACAGCCGTAAGAAATTAACAGAATACGGTATTCAATTACAAGAAAAACAAAAATTACGTCATATGTTTGGTTTGAACGAACGTCAATTTAGTAACTTATTCTTAAAAGCTGGTAAATTCAAAGAAGGTAAACATGGTGAAAACTTCATGATCCTTTTAGAACAACGTTTAGATAATGTTGTTTACCGTTTAGGTTTAGCTACTACTCGTCGTCAATCACGTCAATTAGTAAATCATGGCCACATCCTTGTTGATGGCAAACGCGTTGATATCCCATCATACAGCGTTTCAGTTGGACAAGTTATCACTGTTCGTGAAAAATCTAAAAACATGGAAATTATTAAATCAGCTGCTGAATCATTATTTGGCCGTCCTGAATACGTAACTTTCGATGTTGAAAAATTAGAAGGTTCATATAACCGTTTACCATTAAGAGATGAATTATCTGCTGAAATCGATGAAACAATCATCGTTGAATATTACTCTCGTTAA
- a CDS encoding GAF domain-containing protein — translation MTKKATYSLTIKQLSAIIGDETNFIANFSNAAALLFENLPSINWAGFYLYEPASDELVLGPFQGKVACIRIQLGKGVCGTAFVKKESIFVEDVNQFPGHIACDAASQSEIVVPLVKDGRAIGVLDIDAPITNRFDEIDQKYLEEFVNILLDSSSI, via the coding sequence ATGACAAAAAAAGCTACTTATTCATTAACGATTAAACAATTGAGTGCAATTATCGGTGATGAAACTAATTTCATCGCTAATTTTAGCAACGCAGCCGCTTTATTATTTGAAAACTTACCTTCTATCAATTGGGCAGGATTTTACTTATATGAGCCTGCTTCTGACGAACTTGTCTTAGGGCCTTTCCAAGGCAAAGTAGCTTGTATAAGAATCCAACTTGGAAAAGGAGTCTGCGGGACTGCCTTTGTAAAAAAAGAGAGCATCTTTGTTGAAGATGTTAATCAATTTCCAGGACATATCGCTTGTGATGCTGCCAGTCAGTCTGAAATCGTTGTGCCTTTGGTCAAAGATGGTCGCGCTATTGGGGTATTAGATATTGATGCTCCGATTACTAACCGTTTTGATGAAATCGATCAAAAGTATTTAGAAGAATTTGTCAATATTCTGTTAGATTCTTCAAGTATCTAA